In a genomic window of Virgibacillus sp. SK37:
- the menC gene encoding o-succinylbenzoate synthase — protein sequence MSIPIKQVKLHKLSMRLNNPFMTSFGTLQDKEFFIIEAVDKDGKRGFGESVAFTSPWYTEETVKTNEHVMEDFLIPILQKNEIAHPDEVSNLFSSIRRNNMAKAAIEGAIWDLYAKRENMSLSEALGGTKKTIDVGISIGIQPTIQDLLHVIEKYVKEGYKRVKIKIKPGRDIDVLREVRFHFPELSIMADANSAYTLKDVEHLKKMDELDLMMLEQPLAHDDIVDHAKLQAAIETPICLDESINSLDDVKKAIQLGSCKIINIKIGRVGGITEAKRIHDYCEKYNIPVWCGGMLEAGVGRAHNVALTTLPQFILPGDTAGSSHYWQEDIIRPEVEVEQGMIHVPDKPGIGYEIDGEALKKATVGVKTFDFH from the coding sequence ATGTCCATTCCAATTAAGCAAGTTAAACTTCATAAATTAAGCATGCGATTAAACAATCCATTTATGACGAGTTTTGGTACCTTACAGGACAAAGAATTTTTTATTATAGAAGCTGTAGATAAGGATGGGAAGCGTGGATTTGGGGAATCTGTTGCGTTTACTAGCCCATGGTATACAGAGGAAACTGTAAAGACAAATGAGCATGTAATGGAAGATTTTTTAATACCAATACTTCAGAAAAACGAGATCGCTCACCCTGATGAAGTTTCCAACTTGTTTTCTTCCATCCGTCGAAACAATATGGCAAAAGCAGCCATAGAAGGTGCGATTTGGGATTTATATGCAAAACGTGAGAATATGTCGCTTTCAGAAGCACTCGGAGGTACTAAAAAAACGATTGATGTCGGAATTAGTATTGGCATTCAACCGACAATTCAAGATTTGCTTCACGTAATAGAGAAATATGTAAAAGAAGGATATAAGCGAGTAAAAATTAAAATAAAGCCTGGCAGAGATATTGATGTTTTAAGAGAAGTACGTTTCCACTTTCCGGAACTCTCAATCATGGCTGATGCTAACTCTGCTTATACACTCAAAGATGTGGAACATCTCAAAAAAATGGACGAGTTAGATTTAATGATGCTGGAACAGCCATTGGCACACGATGATATAGTGGATCATGCAAAATTGCAGGCAGCCATCGAGACCCCAATTTGCCTGGATGAGAGCATTAACTCTCTTGATGACGTGAAGAAGGCCATCCAACTTGGTAGCTGTAAAATAATTAATATTAAGATAGGCAGAGTTGGGGGAATAACGGAAGCAAAACGTATTCACGATTATTGTGAAAAGTATAATATTCCTGTTTGGTGTGGCGGGATGCTGGAGGCAGGTGTCGGCAGAGCACATAACGTGGCATTAACTACGCTGCCCCAATTTATATTGCCTGGTGATACAGCGGGGTCATCACATTATTGGCAAGAAGATATTATTCGTCCAGAGGTGGAAGTGGAACAAGGGATGATTCATGTTCCAGACAAGCCTGGAATTGGTTATGAAATAGATGGAGAGGCATTGAAGAAGGCTACTGTTGGGGTAAAGACATTTGATTTTCATTAA
- a CDS encoding dipeptidase, with protein MKVFPTFDGHNDTLLRLQENESKGLQQFFEEGTTGHIDLPRSQKGKFGGGFFAVFTPNTNYEVAPEKFVTNNSYDLPLPPQIDQQTALFFTSSLAAKLFKLERESSGKVKVVKNTDELTYCLKHNILATIFHIEGAEAIDTNFDTLHLLYKAGLRSLGITWSRPNIYGEGVPFRYPSTPDIGQGLTDHGKALVRECNDLGIMVDTTHLNEKGFWDVVELSDSPIVATHSNVHAICPISRNLTDKQLRAIKETNGVAGINYAINMLREDGGFDTNISLEIIVKHIAYIAENFGIDHVALGSDFDGTTVPDSMKDVQGLPDLQYALREYGFTNEEIEKIAYKNWVRVLGDTWK; from the coding sequence ATGAAGGTATTCCCCACATTTGATGGACATAATGACACGCTGCTTCGATTACAAGAGAACGAATCAAAAGGGCTTCAACAATTCTTTGAAGAAGGAACAACTGGACATATTGATTTACCTAGATCGCAAAAAGGAAAATTTGGTGGGGGATTTTTTGCAGTTTTTACACCTAATACAAATTATGAAGTCGCTCCGGAGAAATTTGTAACAAATAACAGCTATGATTTACCTCTTCCTCCACAAATTGATCAGCAAACTGCCTTATTCTTTACAAGTAGTTTAGCAGCCAAATTGTTTAAACTAGAAAGGGAATCATCAGGTAAAGTAAAAGTAGTGAAAAACACGGATGAGCTAACCTATTGTCTAAAGCACAATATCCTTGCTACCATTTTTCATATAGAAGGAGCAGAAGCAATTGATACAAATTTTGACACACTTCATCTTCTCTATAAGGCTGGCCTTCGCTCCCTTGGTATTACATGGAGTAGACCGAACATTTATGGAGAAGGGGTGCCATTTCGTTATCCCTCCACACCTGATATTGGGCAAGGTCTCACAGATCACGGAAAAGCACTCGTCCGCGAATGTAATGATTTGGGAATTATGGTTGATACAACACATCTAAATGAAAAAGGCTTTTGGGATGTCGTAGAACTTAGTGATTCACCTATTGTTGCAACTCATTCCAATGTTCACGCCATTTGTCCCATTTCAAGAAACCTGACAGATAAGCAATTACGAGCAATTAAGGAGACAAACGGTGTGGCGGGCATTAATTATGCGATTAATATGCTTCGTGAAGATGGAGGATTTGATACAAATATCTCCCTTGAAATCATTGTAAAACACATTGCGTATATAGCAGAAAATTTCGGTATTGATCATGTGGCACTCGGATCTGACTTTGATGGCACAACCGTACCAGATTCCATGAAGGATGTTCAAGGGTTGCCTGATCTACAATATGCTCTGCGTGAATATGGATTTACGAATGAAGAAATTGAAAAAATCGCCTATAAAAATTGGGTGCGTGTATTAGGAGATACTTGGAAATAG
- a CDS encoding MFS transporter produces the protein MKTGTLAARNIRILFWAELFGSIRFLQPVLALFYFARGLDEALILWVMIFWSTGVLVGEIPTGMFADRYGAKLSFIIGAILSIISHSLLIWAYDPWVFFSSSILSGLAVTFFSGADEALIYESLKESNEEDKMDHALGIIQSAQFVVTIGVLIIGSIIAKDLTNNQFNLLILLGIAFQSVQVGLLFFVQNPSNHGTYQEKPFQQVKEGLHVIKKSPQVLWMFLNITLVFIPTAAIFDKFSDKLLSDAGLPVYLIGTIFACLAILSFFISRSIGWMTARISRVTLLYATGGLGVSSLVFVALYRESLWVLLLMMILLRFIRTVRYPVYAQLANDIIPSHVRATTISLLSIIDSVCDLVIFASIAGIAVYGFEKMFLAAAGIALIGCLLPIRANFKRDSKEKQQSL, from the coding sequence TTGAAAACAGGTACATTAGCAGCCCGGAATATTCGAATTTTATTTTGGGCAGAATTATTCGGGAGCATTCGCTTCCTCCAACCGGTACTCGCTTTATTTTATTTTGCTCGCGGTTTGGATGAAGCCCTTATATTGTGGGTTATGATTTTTTGGAGTACTGGTGTGTTAGTGGGGGAAATTCCTACAGGCATGTTCGCCGACAGATACGGAGCAAAGCTTTCGTTTATTATTGGGGCTATTTTAAGTATTATCAGCCATAGTTTGCTTATCTGGGCATACGACCCTTGGGTGTTTTTTTCGAGCAGCATACTTAGCGGTCTCGCTGTAACTTTCTTTAGTGGAGCGGATGAAGCTCTAATCTATGAATCTTTGAAAGAATCCAATGAGGAAGATAAGATGGATCACGCCCTCGGAATCATCCAGTCTGCTCAATTTGTGGTAACCATCGGTGTCCTAATTATAGGCTCCATAATTGCAAAGGATTTAACGAATAACCAATTTAACTTACTTATTTTATTGGGAATAGCTTTTCAATCCGTCCAAGTCGGCTTGCTATTTTTTGTACAAAATCCGTCCAACCACGGAACATATCAGGAAAAGCCATTTCAACAAGTAAAAGAAGGATTACATGTCATCAAAAAATCTCCACAGGTTTTGTGGATGTTTCTCAATATTACGCTTGTATTTATTCCAACAGCAGCTATTTTTGATAAATTTAGTGATAAATTACTTAGTGATGCGGGTTTGCCAGTTTATCTAATTGGAACAATATTCGCGTGTCTGGCTATACTAAGCTTTTTTATCTCTCGCTCGATTGGTTGGATGACTGCAAGGATATCACGAGTTACGCTATTGTATGCAACTGGCGGCTTAGGTGTCAGCAGTTTAGTGTTTGTTGCCTTATATCGAGAGTCATTGTGGGTGCTTCTTCTCATGATGATACTGCTTCGTTTTATCCGAACAGTCAGGTACCCTGTGTATGCACAATTGGCGAACGACATTATCCCATCACATGTACGAGCAACCACAATCTCGTTGCTCTCAATTATTGATTCTGTCTGTGACCTGGTTATATTTGCAAGCATTGCCGGAATTGCTGTGTATGGATTCGAAAAGATGTTTCTGGCTGCAGCTGGAATAGCGTTAATCGGATGTCTTCTTCCTATTCGTGCTAATTTTAAAAGGGATAGTAAAGAAAAACAGCAAAGCTTATAG
- a CDS encoding S8 family serine peptidase, whose product MNVKRIIFLLFAGLVCILWQPVTSQGVETSTKDVIIGYKDDVGKQLIVKQSKSIDNHFKSLSAYAVSIDANDVEIYKGNEHITYIEENVPVTLSNSANSINEIKNGDTLVEGETWNLRSSRFSYAWEEGFTGKGVKVAVIDTGISPHDDLQVAGGVSTVDYTEKWEDDNGHGTHVAGIIGAERNGFGVVGVAPDASIYAVKALDSNGEGDMDALLKAIEWSIQHEMDIINLSLGTEFHSDALEKIIKQAYDAGTLVVGASGNGEGDGKVIYPAKYDRVIAVSAVDEQFHSAPFASTGPEVEFSAPGTNIISTYLDGNYGIASGTSQASPHITGMLALLQQKLPDKSPEERRAALTDYVQDLGEVGRDPLFGFGRISYITDFTAPDEIADLQIHQTGPEAFSIQWRNPEDEDFDKAIIYLNDSLAAEKVNGEETSYTFTELETNTAYEVAIYTEDIYGNRSKGVIQTVTTKKSGLIISEKQEESQQDNGDKSEQERPVKEEQEEESNEQDQKNKAPEKDITPPADEENKDERKQPGISIPAPVKEAPVSKEHSEHTNPAQSSGTSEKERESKQEDSLAASGSTDKDKTEKESQIKESGVSKDSNKKEHSASPAIEEVNKDEDNDKNWFIKIFTWIGDLFRSIFQSLAQVF is encoded by the coding sequence ATGAATGTTAAACGTATCATTTTTCTACTGTTTGCCGGTTTGGTATGTATATTATGGCAGCCTGTAACTTCACAAGGAGTAGAGACCTCCACAAAAGATGTAATTATTGGATATAAAGATGATGTAGGAAAGCAGCTTATTGTTAAACAAAGTAAAAGCATAGATAATCACTTTAAAAGCTTATCTGCTTATGCTGTGAGCATAGATGCAAATGATGTTGAAATATATAAAGGAAATGAACATATTACATATATAGAAGAAAATGTCCCAGTTACCCTATCCAACAGCGCTAACTCTATAAATGAGATAAAAAATGGGGACACGTTAGTAGAAGGGGAAACATGGAACCTTCGCTCATCCAGATTTTCGTATGCATGGGAGGAAGGGTTTACCGGTAAAGGTGTAAAAGTTGCGGTAATCGATACAGGTATTTCCCCACATGACGACCTGCAAGTTGCAGGAGGTGTTTCCACTGTGGACTATACGGAAAAATGGGAGGATGATAACGGACATGGAACCCATGTTGCTGGTATCATCGGGGCAGAAAGGAACGGTTTTGGTGTTGTCGGTGTTGCCCCAGACGCATCTATTTATGCAGTTAAGGCCTTGGATAGTAATGGTGAAGGAGATATGGATGCGTTATTAAAAGCGATTGAATGGTCTATTCAGCATGAAATGGACATTATTAATCTATCCTTAGGTACTGAATTCCATAGTGACGCATTAGAAAAAATAATAAAGCAGGCTTATGATGCGGGTACCTTGGTAGTTGGAGCAAGTGGAAATGGCGAAGGTGATGGAAAGGTAATCTATCCTGCCAAGTATGATCGGGTAATTGCTGTTTCTGCAGTAGATGAACAGTTTCATTCCGCCCCATTTGCCTCCACTGGGCCTGAGGTAGAATTTTCAGCGCCCGGTACGAATATTATTAGCACCTATTTAGATGGAAACTATGGTATTGCAAGTGGTACTTCCCAAGCGAGTCCGCATATAACCGGAATGCTTGCTCTTTTGCAGCAAAAGTTACCAGATAAAAGTCCTGAAGAACGACGAGCAGCTTTAACAGATTACGTACAAGATTTAGGTGAGGTAGGAAGAGATCCATTATTTGGCTTTGGACGCATCAGTTATATAACAGATTTTACAGCTCCTGATGAAATAGCAGACTTGCAGATTCATCAAACGGGACCCGAGGCATTCTCTATTCAATGGAGAAATCCAGAAGATGAAGATTTTGATAAAGCTATTATTTATTTGAATGATAGTTTGGCTGCAGAAAAGGTAAATGGGGAAGAAACCTCCTACACATTTACGGAGCTGGAAACCAATACAGCATATGAGGTTGCTATTTATACAGAAGATATTTATGGTAACCGCTCAAAAGGTGTTATACAAACTGTAACAACGAAAAAGTCTGGATTAATTATCTCCGAGAAACAAGAAGAGTCTCAACAGGACAATGGCGATAAATCTGAACAGGAAAGACCAGTAAAAGAGGAGCAAGAAGAAGAATCAAATGAGCAAGACCAAAAGAATAAAGCGCCAGAAAAGGATATAACACCTCCAGCTGATGAAGAGAATAAGGATGAAAGAAAGCAACCTGGTATTTCAATTCCTGCCCCAGTAAAAGAAGCTCCTGTTAGTAAGGAGCATTCAGAGCATACAAACCCAGCACAGAGCAGTGGAACTAGTGAAAAAGAGCGAGAATCTAAACAGGAAGATAGCTTAGCAGCTTCTGGATCAACTGATAAAGACAAAACTGAAAAAGAGTCACAAATTAAAGAGAGCGGTGTGAGTAAAGATAGTAATAAAAAGGAGCATAGTGCTTCACCAGCTATCGAAGAAGTAAACAAGGACGAAGATAATGACAAAAACTGGTTTATTAAAATCTTCACCTGGATAGGTGACCTATTCCGTTCCATCTTTCAATCACTTGCTCAAGTGTTTTAG
- the dacB gene encoding D-alanyl-D-alanine carboxypeptidase/D-alanyl-D-alanine-endopeptidase, with product MCFSKKMRNILFTVLIIALVCIPFVIKESNSNVVASDQITKVDSKQPNEKVSMTATELQEKLDAILHKSQLQGTSTGVSIRKASDGELLYNHSGEMRLHPASNQKILTAIAALSTLGEDYRFSTEVLTGGKLRGKVLHGNLYLKGKGDPTLLKDDLDHFAKQLKEQGIRKIKGNLVGDDNWFDDVRLATDINWDDESNYTAAQISALTLSPNTDYDSGTVIVQVLPGEKAGDQPKVVLSPDTDYVTINNKAKTTAKGTSKNISVQRDHGTNTITISGNLPLDSSSKSWIAVWKPTGYVVDVFRKSLEKQGIALIGNSKPTVGKTPKDAEILAKKDSMPLKELLVPFLKLSNNGHGEILVKEMGRVIKEEGSWDKGIDVVEDVLSSNGLAMDTIRLRDGAGMSHKNLLPANQLSKLLFEIQDESWFPVFEQALPVGGEPERMVGGTLRYRLTGEATKGNVHAKTGSLTGVNTLSGYVTNKDGEKLIFSIMMNNYIQGSMPQIQDAIVTALAEHSFGK from the coding sequence ATGTGTTTTAGCAAAAAGATGAGGAACATTCTTTTTACAGTACTTATTATTGCACTTGTATGTATTCCGTTTGTCATCAAAGAAAGCAACTCCAACGTAGTAGCATCTGATCAGATTACGAAAGTGGACAGTAAACAACCGAATGAAAAAGTCTCCATGACCGCTACAGAACTTCAAGAGAAGCTTGATGCTATTTTACACAAAAGTCAGTTGCAAGGAACATCCACGGGGGTAAGCATCCGTAAGGCAAGTGATGGTGAATTACTATACAACCATTCTGGCGAAATGCGTTTACATCCAGCCTCCAACCAGAAAATTCTCACAGCAATTGCAGCTTTATCAACGTTGGGAGAAGATTATCGATTCTCCACAGAAGTACTGACAGGTGGAAAATTAAGAGGAAAGGTGTTACATGGAAACCTCTATTTGAAGGGGAAAGGGGATCCCACCTTGCTAAAGGATGACTTAGATCATTTTGCCAAACAATTAAAGGAGCAGGGCATTCGTAAAATAAAAGGAAACTTAGTTGGGGACGACAATTGGTTTGATGACGTGCGACTAGCAACTGATATTAACTGGGATGATGAAAGTAATTATACCGCAGCGCAAATTTCCGCACTAACTCTTTCACCGAATACGGACTACGACTCAGGTACGGTAATCGTTCAAGTGCTCCCTGGTGAAAAAGCTGGTGACCAACCTAAAGTAGTGCTATCACCAGATACCGATTACGTTACAATTAACAATAAAGCTAAAACGACAGCAAAAGGGACTTCAAAAAATATTTCCGTTCAGCGGGACCATGGCACAAATACGATTACTATAAGTGGAAATCTTCCGCTAGATTCCTCCTCTAAATCTTGGATTGCAGTATGGAAGCCAACTGGCTATGTTGTTGATGTATTTCGTAAATCCTTGGAAAAGCAAGGAATTGCATTGATTGGTAACAGTAAACCAACTGTTGGAAAGACACCAAAAGATGCAGAAATACTTGCAAAAAAGGACTCCATGCCATTGAAAGAGCTCCTTGTCCCATTCTTGAAATTAAGTAACAATGGACATGGAGAAATTTTAGTGAAGGAAATGGGCCGGGTAATAAAGGAAGAAGGTAGTTGGGATAAAGGGATTGACGTTGTGGAGGATGTCCTTTCAAGCAATGGATTGGCGATGGATACGATTCGACTTCGTGATGGTGCGGGAATGTCTCACAAGAATTTGCTGCCAGCAAATCAGTTGTCAAAACTACTGTTTGAAATTCAAGATGAAAGCTGGTTCCCAGTGTTTGAACAGGCACTTCCTGTTGGCGGAGAGCCTGAGCGAATGGTTGGTGGAACATTGCGCTACCGCTTAACAGGGGAGGCAACGAAAGGGAACGTGCATGCTAAAACCGGTTCCTTAACCGGAGTAAATACATTATCGGGTTATGTAACAAACAAGGATGGGGAAAAGTTAATCTTCTCCATTATGATGAACAATTATATCCAAGGCTCCATGCCACAAATTCAAGATGCAATTGTGACAGCATTAGCAGAGCACAGCTTTGGAAAATAA
- a CDS encoding YitT family protein codes for MREHTKQKSRISIIFKYIQMIAGAAITAASLELFLIPNSIIDGGIIGISLLINHLSGLNFGILILIINAPFLVAGYKHIGKSFFIASILSIVALSILEAPLEHVAPVTNEPLLATVFGGLILGIGVGTVIRAGGALDGTEILGILLTKRLPFSVGEFVMFLNVFIFGWAGFVLGWEQAMYSILTYYIAAKAIDAVGQGFTGDTKAAVIVSNEYEEVASAINDRLGRMVTKLHGQGGYIEKDKDVIFVVVTRLELSKLKTVVHDIDEKAFITIMDAQEVHGGRFKSAIH; via the coding sequence ATGAGGGAACATACCAAACAAAAAAGCAGGATTTCAATTATATTTAAATACATACAAATGATTGCAGGTGCAGCCATTACAGCTGCCTCCCTTGAATTATTCCTCATACCTAATTCGATTATCGATGGAGGGATTATTGGAATATCGTTATTAATCAATCATTTATCGGGACTGAATTTTGGTATTCTTATCTTAATTATTAACGCTCCCTTTCTTGTGGCAGGATACAAACACATAGGAAAAAGCTTCTTTATTGCTTCCATTCTCAGTATTGTTGCTCTATCCATTCTTGAAGCTCCTCTAGAGCATGTTGCCCCAGTGACAAATGAGCCCCTTTTAGCTACTGTTTTCGGCGGGTTGATTCTTGGGATTGGTGTCGGTACGGTCATTCGGGCTGGAGGTGCACTCGATGGGACTGAAATACTTGGAATACTTCTGACGAAAAGGCTTCCTTTTTCTGTTGGGGAATTTGTTATGTTTCTTAATGTATTCATCTTTGGTTGGGCCGGATTCGTGTTAGGATGGGAACAGGCAATGTACTCCATTCTAACGTATTATATTGCTGCAAAAGCAATCGATGCGGTTGGGCAAGGCTTCACCGGTGATACAAAAGCTGCAGTAATTGTCTCTAATGAATATGAAGAGGTTGCCTCTGCAATTAATGACAGACTTGGCCGGATGGTTACGAAGCTACACGGTCAAGGTGGCTATATAGAGAAAGATAAGGATGTTATTTTTGTAGTTGTAACACGTCTGGAGCTTTCAAAATTAAAAACAGTTGTACATGATATTGATGAAAAAGCGTTTATTACAATTATGGACGCCCAAGAAGTCCACGGTGGCAGATTTAAATCAGCTATACACTAA
- a CDS encoding S8 family peptidase has protein sequence MTERKQVWFEEANSRLDPGLVGQLMKKRKEDPNETSEDTLPVIVKVYQNCTKDMKEDLLKTCEGDSCNTLNDDMEILHSLYGDLTPKKIRELKNHEAVERIFYDRDVTAFLDVATKEINAVEVQQDLGLTGKDITIAVIDSGVFPHPDLTKPENRIVAFKDFVNKQEEPYDDNGHGTHCCGDAAGNGHHSNGKYTGPAPAASIVGVKVLNEKGGGKLSTIIRGIEWCMKHREKYGIRIISLSLGAEAYESYRDDPLTQATQKAWHSGIVVCAAAGNDGPSRSTISTPAIDPFIITVGSADDQNTVTRSDAVISKFSSRGPTIDELVKPDIYAPGSNIISLLSPGSALEKQIPERVIDENYVSLSGTSMATPICAGVIALMLEANPQLSPNDIKSILQATSQPTLADKWGYIHAKTAVEMAKDYVQQVQKVN, from the coding sequence ATGACGGAGAGGAAACAAGTATGGTTTGAAGAAGCCAATTCCAGACTAGATCCAGGATTAGTAGGACAGTTGATGAAAAAAAGAAAAGAAGACCCAAATGAAACAAGTGAGGACACGCTACCAGTAATTGTGAAAGTTTACCAGAATTGCACAAAGGATATGAAGGAAGATTTGTTAAAAACATGTGAGGGAGATTCTTGTAATACGTTAAATGATGATATGGAAATTTTACACTCGTTGTATGGAGATTTAACACCCAAAAAGATCAGAGAACTAAAAAATCATGAGGCAGTGGAACGTATTTTTTATGACCGAGATGTAACGGCGTTTCTTGATGTGGCTACAAAAGAAATAAATGCAGTAGAAGTACAACAAGATCTTGGTTTAACTGGGAAAGATATTACTATCGCTGTCATTGATTCCGGAGTATTTCCGCATCCTGATTTAACAAAACCGGAGAATAGAATTGTAGCTTTCAAAGATTTTGTTAATAAGCAGGAAGAACCTTATGATGATAATGGCCATGGGACCCACTGTTGTGGAGACGCTGCAGGAAATGGACACCATTCTAATGGAAAGTATACGGGCCCAGCACCGGCTGCTTCAATTGTTGGGGTTAAAGTCTTAAATGAAAAAGGCGGCGGGAAGCTTTCCACTATTATACGAGGGATAGAATGGTGTATGAAGCATCGAGAAAAGTATGGTATACGAATTATTTCTCTATCTCTAGGTGCTGAAGCATATGAATCTTACCGTGACGACCCACTCACCCAGGCAACCCAAAAAGCCTGGCATAGCGGTATAGTTGTATGTGCTGCAGCCGGAAACGACGGTCCATCACGCAGCACCATTAGTACGCCTGCCATTGATCCATTCATTATTACAGTTGGTTCTGCGGATGATCAAAACACAGTAACTCGATCAGATGCTGTTATTTCCAAATTTTCGAGTCGTGGTCCAACCATTGATGAATTAGTCAAACCAGATATTTACGCACCTGGTTCAAATATTATTTCTCTATTATCTCCCGGATCGGCGCTAGAAAAACAAATACCTGAGCGTGTAATAGATGAAAATTATGTATCACTATCTGGCACTTCGATGGCAACACCTATTTGTGCAGGAGTTATCGCTCTAATGCTTGAGGCAAATCCTCAGCTAAGTCCAAATGACATAAAAAGTATTTTACAAGCAACATCACAACCAACACTTGCAGATAAATGGGGATATATACATGCTAAGACTGCCGTAGAGATGGCAAAAGATTACGTACAGCAGGTGCAGAAAGTGAATTGA